A window of Candidatus Xiphinematobacter sp. Idaho Grape contains these coding sequences:
- a CDS encoding glycosyltransferase family 9 protein, with protein sequence MKILCFQLKRIGDLLLTTPALAALTRAYPEAEIHVAVDKAFSSLFPCLPAHRIHPLRGGGSSVWIGLLRERYDVCLDFNSSDRSALAAFLVNSPLKITYSQFAWRPFRKKIYNTFVSSIPNQRHTADFHTDLLSPLGIRCTETSLLIRLPTGVLQTTDALLEKLHVTSPFVIVHPGTFRREKYWLNERWLTVIRHLREYHHLPVLLTGSSSCKERQFLKSLISYKKAPWHDLTGKLNLSQFAALIFRAHLLCGVDSAPIHLADALSIPCIALFGPTNPFQWRPRNLNSRVLTPSRIAPHSSQAQEGTMEDISVDMVISTIDTLLADISITPSSLGIACPSPG encoded by the coding sequence ATGAAAATCCTCTGCTTTCAATTGAAGCGCATAGGAGATCTCCTCCTAACTACGCCTGCCCTTGCAGCCCTTACACGAGCCTATCCAGAGGCAGAGATCCATGTTGCTGTTGATAAGGCATTTTCTTCTCTCTTCCCCTGCCTACCAGCACATCGCATCCATCCCCTTCGGGGAGGAGGGAGTTCCGTTTGGATAGGCCTTCTTCGCGAGCGATATGACGTCTGCCTAGACTTTAATTCAAGTGATCGTTCTGCACTTGCTGCCTTTCTCGTCAACTCTCCGCTAAAAATCACTTATTCCCAATTTGCGTGGCGCCCATTCCGAAAAAAAATCTACAATACCTTTGTTTCTTCCATTCCAAACCAGCGACACACTGCTGACTTTCACACTGACCTTCTCTCTCCTTTGGGCATACGATGCACAGAGACCTCTTTGCTCATCCGTCTACCTACAGGAGTACTCCAAACAACTGATGCTCTACTAGAAAAACTTCACGTTACGTCCCCATTTGTCATCGTCCATCCCGGTACATTCCGAAGGGAAAAATACTGGCTCAACGAGCGTTGGTTGACTGTGATTCGTCACCTCCGTGAGTACCACCATTTGCCAGTCCTTCTAACAGGCTCTTCTTCCTGCAAAGAACGGCAGTTTTTAAAAAGTCTAATTAGCTATAAGAAAGCGCCTTGGCATGACCTTACAGGAAAGTTAAATCTTTCCCAATTTGCTGCACTCATTTTTAGAGCTCATTTGCTGTGCGGAGTAGACTCTGCTCCAATCCACCTTGCTGACGCTTTATCCATACCGTGCATTGCTTTATTTGGTCCTACCAACCCTTTTCAATGGCGTCCTAGAAATCTGAACTCGCGGGTCCTGACACCATCTCGCATAGCTCCGCATTCTTCACAAGCTCAAGAAGGGACTATGGAAGATATTTCTGTAGACATGGTTATTTCAACCATCGATACTTTGCTCGCAGATATTTCTATTACTCCTTCCTCTCTTGGAATTGCATGTCCCTCTCCAGGATAG
- a CDS encoding CbiX/SirB N-terminal domain-containing protein — protein sequence MALHESALVVVGHGSTVNPDSSIPTRIHAACIRKRNIFREVACCFWKEEPSMREVYHMLDSKEIFVVPNFISEGYFTNTIIPRELELEGILTRRGGRCIRYCPPVGSHLKMTDLLLRQASEIAAGVPREQTSLIIVGHGTKLDSNSAAAVKRQVSRISATGFYPQVISAYMEEPPLVSEWDQLSRHPYVIVIPFFISDGLHSYQDIPILLGISSETGTVTSQAEVLRKNPYTLRGRKLFYGSSVGTESLFADIIIDQAVQIGSILERDMQFQERKE from the coding sequence ATGGCACTTCACGAGTCTGCTCTCGTTGTCGTAGGTCACGGTTCTACAGTTAACCCTGACTCCAGCATACCTACGCGAATCCATGCAGCTTGTATCCGGAAGCGCAACATTTTCCGCGAGGTAGCTTGTTGTTTTTGGAAGGAAGAACCCTCGATGCGGGAGGTGTATCATATGCTTGATTCCAAAGAAATCTTTGTTGTGCCAAACTTCATCAGTGAAGGGTATTTTACCAACACTATCATTCCGCGTGAGTTAGAATTAGAGGGTATCCTTACGAGGAGAGGCGGACGCTGTATTAGGTACTGTCCTCCAGTAGGGAGTCACCTAAAGATGACTGACCTGCTTCTGCGCCAGGCATCAGAGATTGCAGCTGGAGTTCCAAGGGAGCAAACTAGCCTTATTATCGTTGGACATGGAACCAAGCTCGATAGTAATTCAGCCGCCGCTGTCAAGAGACAGGTTTCCCGCATTAGCGCAACTGGCTTCTATCCACAAGTTATCTCGGCTTATATGGAGGAACCTCCTCTAGTATCAGAGTGGGATCAGCTTAGCAGGCACCCTTACGTGATAGTAATCCCCTTCTTCATCTCCGACGGACTTCATAGCTACCAAGATATCCCAATTCTATTAGGGATTTCCTCCGAAACTGGAACTGTAACAAGTCAGGCCGAAGTCCTTCGGAAAAACCCCTACACTCTGCGTGGCCGAAAATTATTCTACGGTAGTTCTGTTGGAACAGAATCGTTATTCGCTGATATCATTATAGATCAGGCGGTACAAATAGGATCTATCCTGGAGAGGGACATGCAATTCCAAGAGAGGAAGGAGTAA
- a CDS encoding 4-hydroxy-3-methylbut-2-enyl diphosphate reductase, which yields MTFVQQIIYLVTTVNLRTPEVMGRVQAQVEAHYQSPLVEYIRSHGGTFKLGYTTIHLAKKFGFCYGVERAIDLAYAARKVFQGNRIFVLGEIIHNPEVNRQMRALEIQNLLVNKTHPDLSILRQEDVVIVPAFGVPLLLLKRIRQIGCRIVDTTCGDVMSVWKRVRQNASENITSIIHGKAFHEETQATASYALGKDTNHYLIVLNLEETETLCEYIRKGGRKSSFLRCFQGAYSPGFDPDLHLERVGVANQTTMLRMETEEVQRRVRNAITGRDGGSERNFRSFDTICSATQERQDALFSLLHSKQLHLLLVVGGYNSSNTAHLAEIGSTMELPTYFIHESQCLESVNLIRHFHVSLKREVRTLEWLPSIPLQIGITAGASCPNNLIEEVIRRLLFLRGEDLQHVGTLPAHPFQKADLLKL from the coding sequence TTGACATTCGTCCAACAGATAATTTATCTGGTCACTACAGTGAATCTCCGTACGCCAGAAGTGATGGGACGTGTTCAAGCCCAGGTGGAAGCGCACTATCAGAGCCCATTAGTGGAGTATATCCGGTCCCACGGAGGCACCTTTAAGTTAGGGTACACCACCATCCATCTGGCAAAAAAATTCGGGTTCTGCTACGGTGTTGAGCGCGCTATAGATCTCGCCTACGCAGCCCGCAAGGTCTTTCAGGGGAACAGGATTTTCGTCCTTGGCGAAATCATCCATAACCCGGAGGTAAACCGCCAGATGCGTGCGCTAGAGATTCAGAACCTCCTTGTCAATAAGACACATCCAGATCTTAGCATTCTTCGGCAGGAAGATGTGGTGATTGTCCCGGCCTTTGGTGTCCCGCTGTTACTTCTCAAGCGGATTAGACAGATTGGCTGCCGAATTGTGGATACCACTTGCGGAGATGTAATGAGTGTATGGAAGCGAGTGCGGCAGAACGCCAGCGAGAACATTACCTCCATCATCCATGGAAAGGCCTTTCACGAGGAAACTCAGGCCACAGCTTCCTATGCCCTGGGAAAGGATACCAACCACTACCTCATTGTCCTGAATTTGGAGGAAACGGAAACCCTCTGCGAGTATATACGAAAAGGAGGAAGAAAAAGTAGTTTTTTACGCTGTTTTCAAGGGGCCTATTCACCTGGATTTGATCCAGATCTCCATTTAGAAAGGGTGGGAGTGGCCAATCAAACTACCATGCTGCGAATGGAAACGGAGGAGGTTCAGCGCCGTGTTCGGAACGCCATCACAGGGCGCGATGGAGGCTCGGAGAGGAATTTTCGTTCCTTTGATACTATCTGTAGCGCAACCCAAGAACGCCAGGATGCCCTTTTTAGTCTACTTCATTCAAAGCAACTACATCTTCTTCTAGTCGTTGGCGGATACAACAGCTCCAACACGGCCCATCTCGCAGAGATTGGAAGTACGATGGAACTGCCCACGTATTTCATTCATGAAAGCCAGTGTTTAGAATCTGTAAACCTTATCCGTCACTTCCACGTCAGCCTTAAGAGAGAAGTAAGAACCCTGGAGTGGCTTCCCAGTATCCCTCTGCAAATCGGGATCACTGCAGGTGCTAGTTGCCCCAACAATCTTATCGAGGAGGTTATCCGCCGGCTCCTTTTCCTACGAGGAGAAGACCTGCAGCATGTGGGGACTCTCCCTGCTCATCCTTTCCAAAAAGCTGACCTGCTAAAGCTATAA
- a CDS encoding acetyl-CoA carboxylase carboxyltransferase subunit alpha: protein MFLKKPIAKLERKLKKLAQHSNKGGGVRPKGKIQQTRRKPVDSSRENYENLTAWQRVQLARHTSRPYFLDYIRKVFTDFVELKGDRYFGDDPSMPCGLAKIDGMPCVVIGQQKGRNVKENLLRNFGSPHPEGYRKALRLMHMGEKFHLPIVALIDTPGAYPGIGAEERHIAKAIAVNIQEMMVLRTPIVAAIIGEGGSGGALGIGVADRLLMLENAYYSVISPEGCAAILWKHRKYAPEAAEALKANAFDLYKQGIVDELVPEPFGGAHQDIEATANYLKSALVAALRSIRKLPMEQLLCERYSKFRKIGIFSEERSPPLN, encoded by the coding sequence GTGTTTTTGAAAAAACCGATAGCCAAGTTAGAGCGTAAGCTGAAAAAATTGGCTCAGCACTCTAACAAAGGAGGTGGCGTGCGTCCCAAAGGAAAGATTCAGCAAACGCGACGGAAGCCTGTTGATTCTAGCAGAGAGAATTACGAAAACCTGACAGCCTGGCAACGAGTGCAGCTTGCAAGACACACCTCTCGTCCATATTTTCTGGACTATATACGAAAAGTCTTTACGGATTTTGTCGAATTAAAGGGTGACCGTTATTTTGGAGACGACCCGTCCATGCCATGTGGATTAGCAAAAATTGACGGCATGCCCTGCGTAGTTATTGGCCAACAAAAAGGCAGAAATGTTAAAGAAAACTTGCTCCGCAACTTTGGTAGTCCGCACCCAGAGGGTTATCGCAAGGCGCTACGCCTAATGCACATGGGGGAAAAATTTCATCTACCTATCGTAGCGCTGATCGACACTCCAGGTGCCTATCCTGGCATTGGTGCCGAGGAGCGACATATCGCGAAAGCCATCGCTGTGAATATCCAGGAAATGATGGTTCTACGTACTCCGATCGTAGCAGCCATTATTGGAGAGGGTGGCTCAGGAGGAGCACTTGGGATAGGTGTAGCCGACCGCCTTCTCATGCTAGAGAATGCTTATTATTCAGTGATTAGCCCCGAGGGATGCGCTGCCATCCTTTGGAAGCACCGTAAGTATGCACCTGAGGCCGCAGAAGCTCTAAAAGCCAATGCTTTCGATTTATACAAACAGGGGATTGTAGATGAGCTCGTTCCAGAACCTTTTGGGGGAGCCCATCAGGATATTGAGGCAACAGCCAACTACCTCAAATCTGCTCTTGTTGCTGCTTTGAGGAGTATTAGAAAACTCCCTATGGAGCAACTGCTTTGTGAGCGCTATTCCAAATTTCGCAAAATAGGGATTTTTTCTGAGGAAAGATCCCCCCCATTAAATTAA